A window from Mya arenaria isolate MELC-2E11 chromosome 9, ASM2691426v1 encodes these proteins:
- the LOC128203753 gene encoding G-protein coupled receptor 157-like, producing the protein MYCNEPQNATNTNNTNTVEALTAVSCSLSILGACVIFLSYIVIPEIRNPTRKLVTWLTVADLLQPFGYLSAIVAEKVGHATSGDVNNQFCTLQSAVTSYASLVSFFLTTAIALHLFRAVNKRGCISNSVFIISANIVSWGIPAVIIYVALSENMLGREQDDSQTFGTGPWCWVKCDSGKTSKSLLYMLLTGKAFEIQCYIYTATLYCLLKWKMYIARRFRSLNEVNPDLRDDDKNFLFVWLMLLSIRIWGTIRFLMRAIPEDYSKVSPNMTAVDNVFVYMQAAGDPAQAFCNFILFCLLDNEVRVKLKRFVFCRASQYENVDAIR; encoded by the exons ATGTACTGCAATGAGCCGCAAAATGCTAccaatacaaacaatacaaatacagTCGAAGCCTTGACAGCAGTAAGCTGTTCGCTTTCTATCCTTGGCGCATGCGTCATCTTCCTGTCATACATTGTCATTCCGGAAATCAGAAATCCAACAAGAAAACTGGTCACCTGGTTGACGGTAGCTGATCTTTTGCAACCATTTG GTTATCTTTCGGCCATTGTGGCTGAAAAGGTAGGCCATGCCACTAGTGGCGATGTAAACAATCAATTCTGCACACTGCAGAGTGCTGTGACGTCATATGCCAGTTTGGTGTCTTTCTTTCTAACAACAGCCATTGCTTTGCACCTGTTCAGAGCAGTTAATAAAAGAGGTTGTATTTCAAATAGTGTTTTCATCATATCTGCGAACATTGTCAGTTGGGGCATACCAG CCGTTATCATTTACGTTGCCCTTTCTGAGAATATGTTGGGACGGGAACAAGACGACTCACAAACATTTG gGACTGGACCTTGGTGTTGGGTAAAATGTGACTCCGGAAAAACATCCAAGTCCTTGTTATACATGTTGCTGACGGGAAAAGCGTTTGAAATACAGTGCTACATCTACACTGCAACCCTATATTGTCTTCTGAAATGGAAAATG tACATTGCACGGCGGTTTCGAAGTTTGAATGAGGTCAACCCAGACTTGCGAGACGACGATAAGAACTTCCTCTTCGTGTGGCTGATGTTACTTTCAATTCGTATCTGGGGAACCATCCGCTTCTTAATGAGGGCTATCCCCGAGGACTATTCGAAAGTGTCTCCCAATATGACCGCAGTggacaatgtttttgtttacatgcaGGCGGCAGGTGATCCCGCTCAAGCGTTCTGCAACTTTATACTGTTCTGTTTACTTGACAACGAAGTTCGAGTGAAATTGAAGCGATTCGTGTTCTGTCGTGCCTCACAATATGAAAACGTTGATGCCATAAGATGA